The Nitrosarchaeum sp. DNA window TTCAAGAGCTAGAATCTGAGATAAAAATTAGGGAAAAAATGGCAAGAAAGATCTCAGATGAGATAGCACAAATCAATGACGTTAAATCAAAAATAAGCACAAAAATCCAAAAACAGACTAAATCCAAGCCCTCTTTGCGAGAAACAATGAGTAAAAGTCGAAAGGCAGCTGAAAAACTTGCCAAGGATTTGGAGAAAAAAACTAGAGCAGAGGAAAATGCTGCAAAAGCACTTGAAAAAGCATCTTCGACTCTTCAAGCAATATTGGCTAAAAAACGAAAATTATCAAAACTAAAAGCTGCAAAGGCCTCAAAGAAAAAGTCCAAAGCTCCATCAAAGAAGGCCTCAAAGAAAAAGTCCAAAGCTCCATCAAAGAAGGCCTCAAAGAAAAAGTCCAAAGCTCCATCAAAGAAGGCCTCAAAGAAAAAGTCCAAAGCTCCATCAAAGAAGGCCTCAAAGAAAAAGT harbors:
- a CDS encoding ATPase V, coding for MNQTLASLEKLVVKLRQKKQQATNLRKKSERQLQQLRSLERRSSSGLHSIDRKIESEKEDVTDVSGVLNQKTSQLESIERLIVSANERLNSEKESLTNFEQELEFAKNPEEEQNARFRINMIQDHIQELESEIKIREKMARKISDEIAQINDVKSKISTKIQKQTKSKPSLRETMSKSRKAAEKLAKDLEKKTRAEENAAKALEKASSTLQAILAKKRKLSKLKAAKASKKKSKAPSKKASKKKSKAPSKKASKKKSKAPSKKASKKKSKAPSKKASKKK